Proteins from a single region of Acidovorax sp. NCPPB 3576:
- a CDS encoding MFS transporter: protein MNAALARLIAGQICIHACMAGMRLAAPLLALREGYSAAAVGVLLALFALTQVFLALPAGRYADRHGLKRPVGYAVVVAVVGAAGALAWPAFPMLCLAALMTGGATGAATIALQRHVGRAAHDSTQLRQVFSWLAIGPAVSNFVGPFCAGMLIDHAGTVAGSTEGYRAAFALMAVLPVATWFWVRATVELPPVIAAAGGARPRAWDLLGEPGFRRLLIVNWLLSSCWDVHTFVVPLLGHERGLSASVIGTILGAFAIAAAVIRVLMPLVAAHLREAVVVTWAMVATAALFAVYPLLPNAWALGLCSVLLGFALGSVQPMIMSMLHQITPSNRHGEALGLRLMAINASSVLMPVLFGSAGALIGVSGLFWVVGASVGAGSRWAMRLGEEGTHSVASH from the coding sequence ATGAACGCTGCACTCGCCCGCCTGATCGCCGGCCAGATCTGTATCCACGCCTGCATGGCCGGCATGCGGCTGGCCGCTCCTTTGCTGGCGCTGCGCGAGGGCTACAGCGCAGCGGCGGTCGGCGTCTTGCTGGCGCTGTTCGCGCTCACGCAGGTGTTCCTGGCGCTGCCGGCGGGCCGCTATGCCGACCGCCACGGCCTCAAGCGCCCCGTCGGCTATGCCGTGGTCGTGGCGGTGGTCGGTGCCGCAGGGGCGCTGGCGTGGCCGGCGTTTCCCATGCTGTGCCTGGCCGCGCTCATGACGGGCGGCGCCACGGGGGCGGCCACCATCGCGCTGCAGCGCCATGTGGGGCGCGCGGCGCACGACTCTACGCAATTGCGGCAGGTGTTCAGCTGGCTGGCCATCGGGCCGGCCGTTTCCAACTTCGTCGGGCCGTTCTGCGCCGGCATGCTGATCGACCATGCCGGGACCGTTGCCGGCAGCACCGAGGGCTACCGCGCCGCCTTCGCGCTGATGGCCGTGTTGCCCGTCGCCACCTGGTTCTGGGTGCGGGCCACGGTGGAGCTGCCGCCGGTGATCGCCGCGGCTGGTGGGGCACGCCCCCGGGCCTGGGACCTGCTGGGCGAGCCGGGCTTTCGCCGTCTGCTCATCGTGAACTGGCTGCTGTCGTCGTGCTGGGACGTGCACACCTTCGTGGTGCCGCTGCTGGGGCACGAGCGGGGCCTGTCGGCGTCGGTCATCGGCACCATCCTGGGCGCCTTCGCCATCGCTGCGGCCGTGATCCGCGTGCTGATGCCCCTGGTGGCGGCGCACCTGCGCGAGGCCGTGGTCGTGACCTGGGCGATGGTCGCCACTGCGGCGCTGTTCGCGGTGTACCCCCTGCTGCCCAACGCCTGGGCGCTGGGCCTGTGCTCGGTGCTGCTGGGCTTCGCTCTGGGCTCGGTGCAGCCGATGATCATGAGCATGCTGCACCAGATCACGCCGTCGAACCGCCACGGCGAGGCGCTCGGCCTGCGGCTCATGGCCATCAATGCATCGAGCGTGCTGATGCCGGTGCTGTTCGGCTCGGCGGGGGCGCTGATCGGCGTATCGGGGCTTTTCTGGGTGGTGGGCGCGAGCGTCGGTGCAGGCTCGCGGTGGGCCATGCGCCTGGGCGAAGAGGGGACGCATTCCGTAGCGTCCCATTGA
- the rmuC gene encoding DNA recombination protein RmuC, protein MFAVLGLLVLVVLMLAVLLLRSPRAELPPEWLMRLQRLEATAQATQLAVAKNDGALEGMAQQLRGFTQTMQGTLESVRQAVDERLAQAVHESRSGRAELLAAFTAFEGKLEQRLALGQTDAVAARQELVQALGAFRTELTQTGEALRGVLNERLSAIQADNAAKLEEMRRTVDEKLHATLEQRLGESFKLVSDRLEQVHKGLGEMQTLAGSVGDLKRVMTNVKTRGTWGEMQLGAIIENVLTVDQFARNVKVVPGSDDLVEFAIRLPGRGDEHPVWLPIDSKYPVEQYQRLLDAQDVADKAAVLSAGSAFETSIKAEARKIFAKYVSPPHTTDFAVMYLPTEGLFAEVIRRPGLVEALQNDCRVMITGPANLAAMLSSLQMGFKTLAIEKRSSEVWGLLGAVKTEFFKFGEVVEATRKSIDAAAKRFDEVGVRTRAIQRRLRDVQVLPAPAAGTPLEGAGAPDAALPPAIEDEAA, encoded by the coding sequence ATGTTCGCTGTCCTGGGTTTGCTGGTGCTGGTCGTCCTGATGCTGGCGGTGCTGCTGCTGCGCAGTCCGCGCGCCGAACTGCCCCCCGAGTGGCTGATGCGCCTGCAGCGGCTGGAGGCCACGGCCCAGGCCACGCAGCTGGCGGTGGCCAAGAACGATGGCGCCCTGGAGGGCATGGCCCAGCAGCTGCGCGGCTTCACGCAGACCATGCAGGGCACGCTGGAGAGCGTGCGCCAGGCCGTGGACGAGCGGCTGGCGCAGGCGGTGCACGAATCGCGCAGCGGCCGTGCGGAGTTGCTCGCCGCGTTCACCGCCTTCGAAGGCAAGCTGGAGCAGCGCCTGGCGCTGGGCCAGACCGATGCCGTCGCGGCACGGCAGGAGCTAGTGCAGGCGCTGGGCGCCTTCCGCACCGAACTCACGCAGACCGGCGAGGCCCTGCGCGGCGTGCTCAACGAGCGGCTGTCCGCCATCCAGGCCGACAACGCCGCCAAGCTGGAGGAAATGCGCCGCACCGTGGACGAGAAGCTGCACGCCACGCTGGAGCAGCGCCTGGGCGAATCCTTCAAGCTGGTGAGCGACCGGCTGGAGCAGGTGCACAAGGGCCTGGGCGAGATGCAGACGTTGGCCGGCAGCGTGGGCGACTTGAAGCGCGTGATGACCAACGTGAAGACGCGCGGCACCTGGGGCGAGATGCAGCTGGGCGCCATCATCGAGAACGTGCTCACCGTGGACCAGTTCGCCCGAAACGTGAAGGTCGTGCCCGGCAGCGACGACCTCGTGGAGTTCGCCATCCGGCTGCCGGGCCGGGGCGACGAGCATCCCGTGTGGCTGCCCATCGACTCCAAATACCCGGTGGAGCAATACCAGCGCCTGCTGGACGCGCAGGATGTGGCCGACAAGGCGGCAGTGCTGTCCGCAGGCAGCGCGTTCGAGACCTCCATCAAGGCCGAGGCGCGCAAGATCTTCGCCAAGTACGTCTCGCCGCCGCATACCACCGACTTCGCCGTGATGTACCTGCCCACCGAGGGCCTGTTCGCCGAGGTGATCCGCCGGCCCGGGCTGGTGGAGGCGCTGCAGAACGACTGTCGCGTGATGATCACCGGCCCCGCCAACCTGGCGGCCATGCTCAGCAGCCTGCAGATGGGCTTCAAGACGCTGGCGATCGAAAAGCGCTCGTCCGAGGTGTGGGGCCTGCTCGGCGCGGTGAAGACCGAGTTTTTCAAGTTCGGCGAAGTGGTCGAGGCCACGCGCAAGTCCATCGACGCGGCGGCCAAACGGTTCGACGAGGTCGGTGTGCGAACGCGCGCCATCCAGCGCCGGCTGCGCGACGTGCAGGTTTTGCCGGCACCGGCGGCGGGCACCCCACTGGAGGGGGCGGGTGCACCGGATGCCGCCCTGCCGCCGGCCATCGAGGACGAGGCCGCATGA
- a CDS encoding 2-hydroxyacid dehydrogenase: protein MSKSRILVARAIFPEVVDRLSQHFEVEANPADAVWSPAELADRLQDKDGALTTGSQRIDAELLARCPRLRIVANMAVGYNNFDVNALTAAGVQGTNTPDVLTETTADFGFALLMATARRMTESEHYLRAGQWTKWSYDMFAGSDVHGSTLGILGMGRIGQGIARRGAHGFGMQVIYHNRSRLSPALEGECGARYVSKEELLRKADHLVLVLPYTAESHHAIGAAELAQMKPTATLVNIARGGIVDDAALAAALRDRRIAAAGLDVFEGEPQVHPDLLTVPNVVLTPHIASATVPTRLAMANLAADNLIAFFDGRGALTPVNTPGERPS, encoded by the coding sequence ATGTCCAAGTCCCGCATCCTGGTCGCCCGAGCCATCTTTCCCGAGGTGGTGGACCGGCTTTCGCAGCATTTCGAGGTCGAGGCCAATCCCGCCGATGCGGTCTGGTCGCCGGCCGAGCTGGCCGATCGCCTGCAGGACAAGGACGGCGCCCTGACCACCGGCAGCCAGCGCATCGACGCCGAGCTGCTGGCGCGCTGCCCGCGGCTGCGCATCGTGGCCAACATGGCGGTGGGCTACAACAACTTCGACGTGAACGCGCTCACCGCAGCGGGCGTGCAGGGCACCAACACGCCGGACGTGCTGACCGAGACCACGGCGGACTTCGGCTTCGCGCTGCTGATGGCCACCGCGCGCCGCATGACCGAGAGCGAGCACTATCTGCGGGCCGGCCAGTGGACGAAGTGGAGCTACGATATGTTCGCCGGCTCCGACGTGCACGGCAGCACGCTCGGCATCCTGGGCATGGGCCGCATCGGGCAGGGCATCGCCCGGCGCGGTGCGCACGGCTTCGGCATGCAGGTGATCTACCACAACCGTTCCCGCCTGTCGCCCGCGCTGGAGGGCGAGTGCGGTGCGCGCTATGTCTCCAAGGAGGAGCTGCTGCGCAAGGCCGACCACCTGGTGCTGGTGCTGCCCTACACGGCCGAGTCGCACCACGCCATCGGCGCCGCCGAACTGGCGCAGATGAAGCCGACCGCCACCCTGGTCAACATCGCGCGCGGCGGCATCGTGGACGACGCGGCGCTGGCTGCCGCGCTGCGCGACAGGCGCATCGCCGCTGCCGGGCTGGACGTGTTCGAGGGCGAGCCGCAGGTGCACCCGGACCTGCTCACCGTGCCCAACGTGGTGCTGACCCCGCACATCGCCAGCGCCACCGTGCCCACGCGGCTGGCCATGGCCAACCTGGCGGCGGACAACCTGATCGCGTTCTTCGACGGGCGCGGCGCGCTGACGCCCGTGAACACGCCGGGCGAGCGGCCATCGTGA
- a CDS encoding sodium:proton antiporter has protein sequence MPHCLRGMLLIAAGLLPGLAQAAEIDGSALSVLWGVPFAGLLLSIALVPLFAPAFWHHHFGKIAAAWALAFLLPFAAVFGVGAAGVNLVHALLAEYLPFVILLAALFTVAGGIHIRGNLHGGPGLNTAILAIGAVLASFMGTTGASMLLIRPLVRANDHRKHVAHIVVFFIFIVSNAGGSLTPLGDPPLFLGFLKGVDFFWTVGHIHQETLFLVGSLLAIFYAIDRWFHGRPGEAARADPTPDTRSIGFDGQVNFWLLGVVIALVLLSGFWKSPVVWSIAGTPVGLPGLVRDVGLLAVVGASLWLTPRKVHADNQFGWAPMQEVAKLFAGIFLTIIPVIAMLKAGTQGPFSAIVAAVTRPDGSPDPAMYFWATGLLSAFLDNAPTYLVFFNTAGGDPAVLMTTLAPTLAAISAGAVFMGAGTYIGNAPNLMVKAIAEERGVKMPSFFGYMLWSCGILVPLLVAMTFLWFR, from the coding sequence ATGCCGCACTGCCTGCGCGGCATGTTGCTGATCGCAGCCGGCCTGTTGCCGGGCCTGGCGCAGGCCGCCGAGATCGACGGGAGCGCGCTGTCGGTGCTGTGGGGCGTGCCCTTCGCCGGGCTGTTGCTGTCGATCGCGCTGGTGCCGCTGTTCGCGCCCGCGTTCTGGCACCACCACTTCGGCAAGATCGCCGCCGCCTGGGCGCTCGCGTTCCTGCTGCCGTTCGCGGCGGTCTTCGGCGTCGGCGCGGCGGGCGTGAACCTGGTGCATGCGCTGCTGGCCGAGTACCTGCCGTTCGTGATCCTGCTGGCGGCGCTGTTCACCGTGGCGGGGGGCATCCACATCCGCGGCAACCTGCATGGCGGCCCCGGGCTGAACACTGCGATCCTGGCCATCGGGGCGGTGCTGGCCAGCTTCATGGGGACGACGGGCGCATCGATGCTGCTGATCCGGCCGCTGGTGCGCGCCAACGACCACCGCAAGCACGTGGCGCACATCGTCGTGTTCTTCATCTTCATCGTCTCCAACGCCGGCGGCTCGCTCACCCCGCTGGGGGACCCGCCGCTGTTCCTGGGCTTTTTGAAGGGCGTGGATTTCTTCTGGACGGTTGGCCACATCCACCAGGAGACGCTGTTTCTGGTGGGTTCACTGCTGGCGATCTTCTATGCCATCGACCGCTGGTTCCATGGCCGGCCGGGCGAGGCGGCGCGGGCGGACCCCACGCCCGACACGCGGTCGATCGGCTTCGACGGCCAGGTGAATTTCTGGTTGCTGGGCGTGGTGATCGCCCTGGTGCTGCTCAGCGGGTTCTGGAAGTCGCCGGTGGTGTGGAGCATTGCCGGCACGCCCGTGGGCCTGCCCGGGCTGGTGCGCGACGTGGGGCTGCTGGCGGTGGTGGGCGCGTCGCTGTGGCTCACGCCGCGAAAGGTGCATGCGGACAACCAGTTCGGCTGGGCCCCCATGCAGGAAGTGGCCAAGCTGTTCGCGGGCATCTTTCTCACCATCATCCCGGTCATCGCGATGCTCAAGGCGGGCACGCAAGGTCCGTTCAGTGCCATCGTGGCTGCGGTGACCCGGCCCGACGGCTCCCCCGATCCGGCCATGTACTTCTGGGCCACCGGCCTGCTGAGCGCGTTCCTGGACAACGCGCCGACCTACCTCGTGTTCTTCAACACCGCCGGCGGCGACCCGGCCGTGCTCATGACCACGCTCGCACCCACGCTGGCCGCGATCTCGGCCGGCGCCGTGTTCATGGGCGCGGGCACCTACATCGGCAATGCGCCCAACCTCATGGTCAAGGCCATTGCCGAAGAGCGTGGCGTGAAGATGCCCAGCTTCTTCGGCTACATGCTGTGGTCGTGCGGCATCCTGGTGCCGCTGCTCGTCGCCATGACGTTCCTCTGGTTTCGCTGA
- the pncB gene encoding nicotinate phosphoribosyltransferase, whose protein sequence is MIITSLLDTDLYKFTMMQVVLHQFPGAQVEYRFRCRNPGVQLVPFVNEIREEIRSLCSLHFQDAELSYLRSMRFIKSDFVDFLGLFKLNEKYITVSPLPSGEIDITITGPWLHTILFEVPVLAIVNEVYFRNTQKVPDFPEGRRRLDAKIALLQADGLGDLKIADYGTRRRFGRAWHEEVLRVLCARLGTGERRSSGAPSGPGQFAGTSNVLYAMKLGVTPLGTMAHEYLQACQALGPRLRDSQIFGFEMWAKEYRGDLGIALSDVYGMSAFLRDFDLYFCKLFDGARHDSGDPFAWGERLLDHYRRNRVDPLTKTLIFSDALTVPRTIELYQQFRGRCQLAFGIGTNLTNDLGCEPLQVVIKMTRCNGQPVAKLSDTPGKGMCDDEKYLAYLRQVFEIPALP, encoded by the coding sequence ATGATCATCACCAGCCTGCTCGACACCGATCTCTACAAGTTCACCATGATGCAGGTGGTGCTGCACCAGTTTCCCGGCGCGCAGGTGGAATACCGCTTCCGGTGCCGCAACCCCGGCGTGCAGCTGGTGCCTTTCGTCAACGAGATTCGCGAGGAAATCCGCTCGCTGTGCAGCCTGCATTTCCAGGATGCCGAGCTGTCCTACCTGCGGTCCATGCGCTTCATCAAGAGCGACTTCGTGGACTTTCTCGGGCTCTTCAAGCTCAACGAAAAGTACATCACCGTGAGCCCGCTGCCCTCGGGCGAGATCGACATCACCATCACCGGGCCGTGGCTGCACACCATCTTGTTCGAGGTGCCGGTGCTGGCCATCGTGAACGAGGTGTACTTTCGCAACACGCAGAAGGTGCCCGACTTTCCCGAAGGCCGCCGCCGGCTCGATGCCAAGATCGCGCTGCTGCAGGCCGATGGCCTGGGCGACCTCAAGATCGCCGACTACGGCACGCGCCGCCGCTTCGGCCGCGCGTGGCATGAAGAGGTGCTGCGCGTGCTGTGCGCGCGGCTGGGCACCGGGGAGCGGCGCTCTTCTGGAGCGCCGTCCGGGCCCGGCCAGTTCGCCGGCACGAGCAACGTGCTGTATGCGATGAAGCTCGGCGTGACGCCGCTGGGCACCATGGCGCACGAGTACCTGCAGGCGTGCCAGGCGCTGGGCCCGCGCCTGCGCGACAGCCAGATCTTCGGCTTCGAGATGTGGGCCAAGGAGTACCGCGGCGACCTGGGCATCGCGCTGTCGGACGTGTACGGCATGAGCGCCTTCCTGCGCGACTTCGACCTGTATTTCTGCAAGCTCTTCGACGGCGCGCGCCACGACAGCGGCGACCCGTTCGCCTGGGGCGAGCGCCTGCTCGACCATTACCGCCGCAACCGGGTCGATCCGCTGACCAAGACGCTGATCTTCAGCGACGCCCTCACTGTGCCGCGCACCATCGAGCTGTACCAGCAGTTCCGCGGGCGCTGCCAGCTGGCGTTCGGCATCGGCACCAACCTCACCAACGACCTGGGCTGCGAGCCGCTGCAGGTCGTGATCAAGATGACGCGCTGCAACGGCCAGCCCGTGGCCAAGCTGTCCGACACCCCGGGCAAAGGCATGTGCGACGACGAGAAATACCTGGCCTACCTGCGCCAGGTGTTCGAGATTCCGGCGCTGCCGTGA
- the ggt gene encoding gamma-glutamyltransferase — protein sequence MRHSRPSIAPSNTRPVWRYTATLTAALLVLAGCGGGGGGSGSASAPGQDSACAVVSDGGSVTVGSGLPGDPAAPEPASGYKVGKTAVYAKQYMVSTANPLASRAGCEVLRQGGSAVDAAVAVQMVLGLVEPQSSGLGGGAFMLHYDAAQKKVQAYDGRETAPAAATENYLRWVSDSDRTLPQPGGARASGRSIGTPGAVRMLEMAYQDHGKLKWSELFQPATKLASDGFQISGRMASAIAGATAGLSRDPEAVAYFFNADGTPKGLGTLIKNPAYATTLNTIASGGADAFYTGPVAQGIVNKIKVTSGGTPTVAITPGLTEMSDLANYRAKRRDPVCTTYRDYWVCGMSPPSSGGIAVASALGILENFNLASYKPTAIDIEGGKPSVMGVHLVSEAERLAYADRDKYIADTDFVSLPGGSPAAMLDKTYLRNRASLISTTKSMGTAVAGDLSNKPAGVSLIDEKGTTHFTIVDKQGNAVVMTTTVEAGMGSFHMTQGFLLNNQLTDFSATPTDSTGAVVANRVEAGKRPRSSMAPTLVFKKAADGSMGDFLMGTGSPGGGTIIQYVVKTVVGALDWGLDAQQATSLVDFGASNSPTTSLGGEHPAIDSSNGGNNDPLITGLRALGHTVSTSAQSSGTSTIIRVQRNGESVLQGGADPRREGVVLGDTYKP from the coding sequence ATGCGCCATTCCCGCCCATCCATCGCTCCTTCCAACACGCGCCCCGTGTGGCGCTACACCGCCACGTTGACGGCGGCCCTGCTGGTCCTCGCCGGCTGCGGCGGGGGCGGAGGTGGCAGCGGCAGCGCTTCGGCTCCGGGCCAGGACTCGGCCTGCGCGGTCGTCAGCGACGGCGGCTCGGTCACGGTCGGCTCCGGCCTGCCCGGCGATCCCGCAGCGCCCGAACCCGCCTCCGGCTACAAGGTCGGCAAGACCGCCGTCTATGCCAAGCAATACATGGTGAGCACGGCCAATCCGCTGGCCTCCCGCGCGGGCTGCGAAGTGCTGCGCCAGGGCGGCTCCGCGGTCGATGCGGCCGTGGCGGTGCAGATGGTGCTGGGCCTGGTCGAGCCGCAATCGTCCGGCCTCGGCGGTGGCGCGTTCATGCTGCACTACGATGCGGCGCAAAAGAAAGTGCAGGCCTACGATGGCCGAGAAACCGCACCCGCAGCCGCGACGGAAAACTACCTGCGCTGGGTGAGCGACAGCGACCGCACCCTGCCCCAGCCCGGTGGCGCACGCGCCAGCGGCCGCTCCATCGGCACGCCCGGCGCCGTGCGCATGCTGGAGATGGCCTACCAGGACCACGGCAAGCTCAAGTGGAGCGAGCTGTTCCAGCCCGCCACCAAGCTGGCCTCGGACGGCTTCCAGATCAGCGGCCGCATGGCCAGCGCCATCGCCGGCGCAACGGCCGGCCTTTCGCGCGACCCTGAAGCCGTCGCCTATTTCTTCAATGCCGACGGCACGCCCAAGGGCCTGGGCACGCTGATCAAGAACCCCGCCTACGCCACCACGCTGAACACCATCGCCAGCGGCGGTGCCGACGCGTTCTACACCGGCCCCGTGGCGCAAGGCATCGTGAACAAGATCAAGGTCACCAGCGGCGGCACGCCCACCGTGGCGATCACCCCCGGCCTGACCGAGATGAGCGACCTGGCCAACTACCGCGCCAAGCGCCGCGACCCGGTCTGCACGACCTACCGCGACTACTGGGTCTGCGGCATGTCGCCTCCGTCCTCCGGCGGCATCGCCGTGGCCTCGGCGCTCGGCATCCTGGAGAACTTCAACCTGGCCAGCTACAAGCCCACGGCCATCGATATCGAAGGCGGCAAGCCTTCGGTGATGGGCGTGCATCTGGTGAGCGAGGCCGAGCGCCTGGCCTATGCCGACCGCGACAAGTACATCGCCGACACCGACTTCGTGTCGCTGCCCGGCGGCTCGCCCGCGGCCATGCTGGACAAGACCTACCTGCGCAACCGCGCAAGCCTGATCAGCACGACCAAGAGCATGGGCACGGCCGTGGCCGGCGACCTGAGCAACAAGCCCGCGGGCGTGAGCCTGATCGACGAGAAGGGCACGACGCACTTCACCATCGTGGACAAGCAGGGCAATGCCGTGGTGATGACCACGACGGTGGAAGCCGGCATGGGTTCGTTCCACATGACGCAGGGCTTCTTGCTCAACAACCAGCTGACCGACTTCTCGGCAACGCCGACCGACAGCACCGGCGCCGTGGTGGCGAACCGCGTCGAGGCCGGCAAGCGGCCCCGCAGCTCGATGGCACCCACGCTCGTGTTCAAGAAGGCCGCGGACGGCAGCATGGGCGACTTCCTGATGGGCACAGGCTCGCCCGGCGGCGGCACCATCATCCAGTACGTGGTGAAGACGGTCGTCGGCGCGCTCGACTGGGGCCTGGATGCGCAGCAGGCCACTTCACTGGTGGACTTCGGCGCCAGCAACAGCCCCACGACCTCGCTGGGCGGCGAACACCCGGCCATCGACAGCAGCAACGGCGGCAACAACGATCCACTGATCACCGGCCTGCGGGCGCTGGGCCACACAGTGTCCACCTCGGCGCAGTCGAGCGGCACGAGCACCATCATCCGCGTGCAGCGCAACGGCGAGAGCGTGCTGCAAGGCGGCGCCGATCCCCGCCGCGAAGGCGTGGTGCTGGGCGATACCTACAAGCCCTGA
- a CDS encoding acyl-CoA thioesterase, with product MNATPVPAASTPPRRMPEPRSAYSVFRTITTRWADNDAYGHVNNVIYYSWFDTAVNAYLIERGALDIHSGETIGLVVETQCHYFVPLAFPQTVEAGIRVAHLGNSSVRYEVGLFAQGAPESAAGGHFVHVYVGREDRRPRALPQALKDALEPLRTGST from the coding sequence ATGAATGCCACCCCCGTTCCTGCCGCCTCCACCCCACCGCGCCGCATGCCGGAGCCGCGCTCGGCGTACTCCGTATTCCGCACGATTACCACCCGCTGGGCGGATAACGACGCGTATGGCCACGTCAATAATGTGATTTATTACAGCTGGTTCGATACGGCGGTGAATGCCTATCTGATTGAGCGGGGTGCCCTGGATATCCACTCGGGAGAGACGATTGGCCTGGTGGTCGAAACCCAATGCCATTATTTCGTGCCGCTCGCCTTTCCCCAGACGGTCGAGGCCGGCATTCGGGTAGCGCACCTGGGCAACTCCAGCGTGCGCTATGAAGTGGGCCTGTTCGCCCAAGGCGCGCCCGAGTCGGCGGCCGGCGGGCACTTCGTGCACGTGTACGTGGGCCGCGAGGACCGGCGGCCCCGCGCGCTGCCGCAGGCGCTCAAGGACGCCCTCGAACCCTTGCGCACCGGCAGCACCTGA
- a CDS encoding phasin family protein, giving the protein MSLTPEQLIASHKAHLETLFGLTNKAFEGVEKLVELNVTASRAALAEVATHTQAVLSVKDAQELLALQASLFQPLAEKTAAYNRHLYDIASSTSAEFGRTFEAQASEAQRNFSNLVDSAAKNAPAGSETSVAVFKSAVSAANNAFESVQKAVKQASDVAEANFNAVANTAANAAAKSAAAVQQRKR; this is encoded by the coding sequence ATGTCGCTGACCCCTGAACAACTCATTGCATCCCACAAAGCCCACCTCGAAACCCTGTTCGGCCTGACGAACAAGGCGTTCGAAGGCGTCGAAAAGCTGGTGGAGCTGAACGTCACGGCCTCCCGCGCTGCCCTGGCCGAAGTCGCCACGCACACGCAAGCCGTGCTGAGCGTCAAGGATGCGCAAGAACTGCTGGCCCTGCAAGCCAGCCTGTTCCAGCCCCTGGCAGAAAAGACCGCTGCGTACAACCGCCACCTGTACGACATCGCTTCGAGCACCAGCGCCGAATTCGGCCGCACGTTCGAAGCCCAGGCTTCCGAAGCGCAGCGCAACTTCAGCAACCTGGTGGACAGCGCCGCCAAGAACGCACCCGCCGGTTCCGAAACCAGCGTGGCCGTGTTCAAGAGCGCCGTCTCTGCCGCCAACAACGCTTTCGAATCCGTTCAAAAGGCCGTGAAGCAAGCCAGCGATGTCGCTGAAGCCAACTTCAACGCCGTGGCCAACACCGCTGCCAACGCTGCCGCCAAGTCGGCCGCCGCCGTGCAGCAGCGCAAGCGCTGA
- a CDS encoding extracellular solute-binding protein: protein MQKSMKAVLAACLLAAGAAASAQDQVVNLYSARHYATDEALYTGFTKATGIKVNRVDADDAGIMARLKAEGTASPADVILLVDAARLYRGEVDGLFLPIRSKVLEDTIPSNLRAKPAADGGIAWFGLSTRARVIVYNKDKVSKEDVDTYEELGDPKNKGKICIRSGSHPYNLSLFGAVTEHMGEQKAEAWLKGVAGNLARPPKGGDTDQIKAVASGECDIAVTNSYYLARIMRSDKPEDKTIASKVSVVFPNQQSWGTHMNIAGGAVARNTKNQANAVKFLEYLASPEAQNYFANGNNEWPAAKGVDPGNPALKAMTDGKPFKSETIPISAVGEHMTKVQQMLDRVNFQ from the coding sequence ATGCAGAAGTCCATGAAAGCCGTTTTGGCGGCCTGCCTTTTGGCCGCCGGCGCCGCCGCATCCGCCCAGGACCAGGTCGTCAACCTGTACTCCGCCCGCCACTACGCCACCGATGAAGCGCTGTACACCGGCTTCACCAAGGCCACGGGCATCAAGGTGAACCGCGTGGACGCCGACGACGCCGGCATCATGGCCCGCCTGAAGGCCGAAGGCACCGCCTCTCCCGCCGATGTGATCCTGCTGGTGGACGCCGCCCGCCTGTACCGCGGCGAGGTTGATGGCCTGTTCTTGCCCATCCGCTCCAAGGTGCTGGAAGACACCATTCCCTCCAACCTGCGCGCCAAGCCCGCAGCCGATGGCGGCATCGCCTGGTTCGGCCTTTCCACCCGCGCCCGCGTGATCGTCTACAACAAGGACAAGGTCAGCAAGGAAGACGTGGACACCTATGAAGAGCTGGGTGACCCGAAGAACAAGGGCAAGATCTGCATCCGCTCCGGCTCGCACCCCTACAACCTGAGCCTGTTCGGCGCCGTGACCGAGCACATGGGCGAGCAGAAGGCCGAGGCCTGGCTCAAGGGCGTGGCCGGCAACCTGGCGCGTCCTCCGAAGGGCGGCGACACCGACCAGATCAAGGCCGTGGCGTCCGGCGAGTGCGACATCGCCGTGACCAACAGCTATTACCTGGCCCGCATCATGCGTTCGGACAAGCCCGAGGACAAGACCATCGCCAGCAAGGTGTCGGTGGTGTTCCCCAACCAGCAATCGTGGGGCACGCACATGAACATCGCCGGCGGCGCCGTGGCCCGCAACACCAAGAACCAGGCCAATGCGGTCAAGTTCCTGGAATACCTGGCCAGCCCCGAAGCGCAGAACTACTTCGCCAACGGCAACAACGAGTGGCCGGCCGCCAAGGGCGTGGACCCGGGCAATCCGGCCCTGAAAGCCATGACGGACGGCAAGCCCTTCAAGAGCGAGACCATCCCGATCAGCGCGGTGGGCGAGCACATGACCAAAGTGCAGCAGATGCTGGACAGAGTGAACTTCCAGTAA